GTTCGGTCAAGCTTGCCGGCGCGCATCACACAATCCACCGGATGAGCGCTTCAACCGACATGACGGCGTGCCCATAGGCCGGGTCGGGATCACGCGGGTAGACAGCGCGCGTCACCTCGAAGTGGTCGACGTAGCCGCCGTCAATCTGAAGCTTCCACTTGCTGTCCAGCGCCTCACAGACGGCAAAGGCAATTGCCTTGGCGGCATCCTCGCCCGAGTCGAGAGTCCAAATATGGATGTCTAGATTGACCCAGGCGGCGCGCTGGGCGGAGTAGTCGTGGCCGTGCAACGCCGTGGTGCCGTTCGCCATGATGATGCACGGCGTCTTGTCCGGTCGCGTCGAGCCGGAACGGATGTTGTCGGCGGGCACAAGCGCGGTGACGGCCGGGCGATCAAGCAATCGCGAACGGATAGCGGTCTGAAGGGCAAGGGTCGGCTCGATCATCGCCTGTTCCATTCCTTCTTGGCCGCGCGGGTGAAGGCGCTTGCGGTGCCACGCTTGATTTGGTCGCGAAGCAGCCGATAGCCGGTGAAAAAGAATGGCTGGGCTTCCGTCTTGGACGTGCCATGCTCAACAAGGTGCGGATACCGCACGTCCTCATTGCCCGCCGTGACGATCACCTGACCCTCACCGGCGACACGGGAGCCGCCCGGCTGGGAAAAGGGCGGCGTGCTCTGGCCGGGCAGCGTCACGGTGATGCTCTCGGCGAGCGCGCCGGTATCCTTTGGCGCAAGCCTCCGCTGAATATCGGCAACGTCGTTTGCGCCCTTAATAAGCCGCTTCATGGCGGCTTCCTTTGCCGCCAGCTTCACGCGCTCCATAGCCGCAAGCGTTTCCTTTAGGCCGTTAGACGCCATCAGTAGCGGCCTCCCCGAACCAGCTTTCGCGGTAGGCGTCGGCGATGCTGGTCACGCCGTAGGGCGCAAGCTGCATGGTCATGGTGACGCTGAAGGCGACGGCCTCGCGCTGCTCATAGTGGAACGCCACCAGCTTCAGCACCGCGAGCTTCAGGTCGTCGGGCAGTGGATCGAGGTCGGCGAGCGGCCTGCCGATGTAGTTGCTAAGCCACTGTTCGGCCGCGCCGATGTAGAGCGTGATAAGCTCATCGTCGGCCGTGCCATCAACATTCATGTGTGCCTTGGCGAGCGCCAGGGTGACGATGCTCATTCGTTTTCGGCCTTCTCAGAAAAAGTTATTTCGGGAATCTCTTGCGGGAAGCTCCCCCCGCCGGTCCCCGACGCTATGGCGAAGTCGGCAACCACCCCCCGGTCATGGCCGGGCGTCTTGCGCCGCCTCGGGCCGCCCATTGCGACAGCCTGGGCAACCGTGCGGCCGTTGCCGTCCTTCAGGCGCTTCAGGAATGCGTCATAGCTAATGCCGAGATGGTCAGCCCATTCGCCATACGTCTTGCTCACGCCATCGACGGTGTGGAGCAGGCTTGCGCGCTTGCCGCTCTTGCTATGTGCAAGCGCATGCTCAAGCGTCATGCCTCGCTTCATTCGCTGGGCGAGCGAGTGGTAGCTGATGTCATACGCATTGCACCATTCAGACAGCGTCTTGCTGATTCCGTTTATGGTATGCAGCTTCGGCTTGCGGCCGGGCCGGTCGTTGAAGACGCTACGCTTCTTCCGCCTGAAGTTCGGATTAGTTGCTTCGGCGATGGAGTAACCAAAGCGGAGACGGTCCCGGATGTTAGATTCTTTGACGCCGCTAAGCTTTGACCACTCTCGAACCGTGAGGGACTTCCCGTCGTGTTCGTAGCGCGTGGCCTGCCGTGGTGCCGCTGCCTCCGGCTTGGCGATCTCGAATTTGTGGCCGATCGCTTCCGCGTTGTCCGATCGGCGAAAGGCGTTGGCCGCACGTTCGGCCACGTTGTCAGGATCAAGCCCGGCAAGGCTGCAAACATCGACAAAATCAGCATTGGCGGGCTGAAACCAGGCGCGTGCCCGTTTGTCCTTTAGGCCATCTTCTGTGGCCTGAAGGATGACGGCAACCCAAAGCTCGCGTTCGGAAGCGTGCTTCATGGGTGCTGCCTCCGCCGTTCTCTGATGTAGTCGCGTGCATTGCAGCGCCGGCAACCGGGCCGCCAGTTCGCGCGCACCATGCGAAGGTCGGGGTGTCGGCGGATGCTGACCACGTGCCGGACAAGGGTAGCCGGTGAGCCGCACTCGCAATGGTCATTGCCAGGCAGAGCGAGGAAGGCGCGGGCCGCTTGCTCCCATGCGCGATCATAGCCGCGCCGGCTTGCATTCTCGCGGCGTGCATCATGGCGAGCGTTGCGCTCACGGTCGCGCACAACCTGGCAAGCACAACGCTCGCCATGGGCGACGATAAGGCCACAAGAGCAAATGCGAGGTGGACGAATTGGCATGTGTCCTACCCAGCCAAGCCACGCAGCTTCGCCAGACCTTCTTTCACCTTCTCAGGCGCGATCTCTTCGAGCGGGTCGCTTTCGGCTTTCTCATCATCCTTGACGCCGTTGACGGCCTTCAGGCGGGCGACGAGACCGCGCTGGGCAATCGAGATTTCGGTAGGGATTGCGGCCCATGTGTCGGCCGGCGACCAGCCAAGCCAGCCGGTGCCGATCTCAAACAGCCGTTCAAGGTGAGGGCCAATCCAGTCGGAAGTATCGGGCGTGCTGTCGACACGTTCGCTGACTTCCAACGCGGCCTTGCGATCGACGCCTAGCAGGGCGAAAGCGAAGTCAGAGAGAGGCTCGACCAGCGCCACCAGATCGCGAACGCTAAGGCCGTTGACCACCTTCGCACCGGTTTCAGGGTCGGTGCCTTCAAGGATGATGTCGGCGATGATGCCAAGGTGGCCCTCGCCGACAGCTTCAGCCAGCTTGCGAAGGTCGTGCTTCGCATGCAGGCGGACAGCGGCCCGCAAAGACGGCCGCAAGCGCACGGCATGAGCGGAGCCGTGCGGAATTGCGATGATGTCGTTTGCGAGCCGCATAGGGGTTACGCCGCCACCTTCAGCTTCAGAAAGCGGTCGGCATTCGTGACGTCGCCGCCGACACGCTTGCGGGCGTGGAAGCGCACGGTGCCCTTCGTTGCCTGC
This region of Mesorhizobium sp. M2A.F.Ca.ET.046.03.2.1 genomic DNA includes:
- a CDS encoding DUF3168 domain-containing protein gives rise to the protein MIEPTLALQTAIRSRLLDRPAVTALVPADNIRSGSTRPDKTPCIIMANGTTALHGHDYSAQRAAWVNLDIHIWTLDSGEDAAKAIAFAVCEALDSKWKLQIDGGYVDHFEVTRAVYPRDPDPAYGHAVMSVEALIRWIV
- a CDS encoding HK97-gp10 family putative phage morphogenesis protein gives rise to the protein MASNGLKETLAAMERVKLAAKEAAMKRLIKGANDVADIQRRLAPKDTGALAESITVTLPGQSTPPFSQPGGSRVAGEGQVIVTAGNEDVRYPHLVEHGTSKTEAQPFFFTGYRLLRDQIKRGTASAFTRAAKKEWNRR
- a CDS encoding head-tail connector protein, yielding MSIVTLALAKAHMNVDGTADDELITLYIGAAEQWLSNYIGRPLADLDPLPDDLKLAVLKLVAFHYEQREAVAFSVTMTMQLAPYGVTSIADAYRESWFGEAATDGV